A genomic window from Haladaptatus caseinilyticus includes:
- a CDS encoding helix-turn-helix transcriptional regulator has protein sequence MTRWHQSGTRRDVCILLAEGGELRGQRLKSRLESHYDKQLDPKRFYNTLSRLVESGHVEKRVEGLYDVYSLTEVGEKRLSDQFEWMRGKVERSVSN, from the coding sequence ATGACGCGATGGCATCAGAGCGGCACCCGGCGCGACGTTTGTATCCTCCTCGCGGAGGGTGGTGAACTCCGCGGGCAGCGACTCAAATCCCGACTCGAATCGCACTACGACAAGCAACTCGACCCCAAGCGATTCTACAACACGCTGAGCAGGCTGGTCGAGAGCGGGCACGTCGAGAAACGAGTCGAAGGGCTGTACGACGTGTATTCGCTGACCGAGGTAGGGGAAAAACGATTGTCGGACCAGTTCGAATGGATGCGAGGAAAGGTTGAACGTTCGGTATCAAATTGA
- a CDS encoding MinD/ParA family ATP-binding protein, which yields MLAIAGGKGGCGKTTTTLGLAGALGRTRRTVLAVDADIDMPDLHLLAEVNGSPGLPTIEQGGRVEDATHPPQSLSGVEIVPAPQSANEGVHLPTALTRLTGYADHVLVDCPAGAGPDAATPLRVAEHVLLVTTPDPASLRDTAKTAAMARTLDTTIIGCVLTRADSVPSGVERLLDCPVLITVPPTKTPVLPEESVARAYDALASTILSKHL from the coding sequence ATGCTTGCCATCGCTGGTGGAAAAGGGGGATGCGGCAAGACGACGACTACTCTCGGACTCGCCGGTGCACTCGGTCGGACACGCCGAACGGTACTCGCGGTGGACGCGGATATCGATATGCCGGATTTGCATCTGCTCGCCGAAGTGAATGGCAGTCCCGGACTTCCGACGATCGAACAGGGCGGGCGCGTCGAAGACGCCACGCATCCCCCACAATCCCTCTCGGGCGTCGAAATCGTTCCAGCGCCACAGTCCGCGAACGAGGGCGTCCATCTTCCCACCGCACTCACTCGACTGACTGGCTACGCGGATCACGTTCTCGTAGACTGTCCCGCCGGAGCGGGACCCGATGCGGCGACGCCACTTCGAGTCGCGGAACACGTGTTGCTCGTGACGACGCCTGACCCAGCAAGCCTCCGCGATACCGCGAAAACGGCCGCGATGGCACGCACGCTTGACACGACCATCATCGGTTGTGTTCTCACCCGTGCGGACTCTGTCCCATCCGGCGTCGAGCGACTGCTCGACTGTCCGGTTTTGATAACGGTTCCACCGACGAAAACCCCCGTCCTCCCCGAAGAATCGGTCGCTCGGGCATACGACGCCCTCGCCTCGACGATCCTGTCCAAACACTTATGA
- a CDS encoding transcription initiation factor IIB family protein yields MYRARDQVENEAWLAELQQAADRLELETRARSRAADLFLTTISDVDDPEDRSKRAVAAASLYAGSLIEGDQRSQKAVADAVGVARLTIQQRWKTILEEAGLQPPSW; encoded by the coding sequence GTGTATCGGGCACGTGATCAAGTCGAAAACGAAGCGTGGCTTGCCGAACTCCAACAGGCCGCCGACCGTCTCGAACTCGAAACGAGGGCTCGCTCCCGTGCTGCCGACCTCTTCCTCACCACGATTTCCGACGTGGACGACCCAGAAGACAGGTCGAAACGCGCGGTTGCGGCGGCAAGCCTCTATGCCGGATCGCTCATCGAGGGCGACCAACGCTCACAGAAGGCGGTCGCCGACGCAGTCGGCGTCGCTCGCCTGACGATTCAACAGCGCTGGAAAACGATTCTCGAGGAAGCAGGACTTCAACCGCCGTCGTGGTAA
- a CDS encoding DUF1918 domain-containing protein, with the protein MSFEEDDHVILHDKHSDYDGETGTVTQVVESMFGDATYTISFDDGQETGIPEDSLEAVEDEE; encoded by the coding sequence ATGAGCTTCGAGGAAGACGACCACGTCATCCTGCACGACAAGCACAGCGATTACGACGGCGAAACGGGCACGGTCACCCAAGTCGTCGAGAGCATGTTCGGCGATGCGACGTACACGATTAGCTTCGACGACGGGCAGGAAACGGGAATCCCCGAGGACTCGCTCGAAGCCGTCGAAGACGAAGAGTAA
- a CDS encoding acyl-CoA dehydrogenase, producing the protein MDFSLSAEQKQIRDMVAEFVDEEIKPRAAEIDETDEFPADLVSEMADLGLMGMPFPEEYGGAGLDYHSYAIGLEEISRGSGGLGTIVAAHTSLAGNMLYEFGNEEQKQEFLTPLNEGTDIGAFALSEPGAGSDVPAMDTTAEQDGSEYVLNGGKLWISNGSVAETVTVFAKTDPEAGNKGISSFVVRPGEDDGFFVEGTEHKLGDKGCPTAELRFDDMRIPEDRLLGEEGRGFVHALKTLNGGRITIAARSIGLARAARDDALEYAQQREQFDRPISDFQTIQHKLADMDTKISAAKLLMHQAADRKIRGEDYIKQAAQAKLYASEISREVANEGIQIHGGYGYTTDFDAERYYRDAKLNEIYEGTSEVLRNTIAAQMLD; encoded by the coding sequence ATGGACTTCAGTCTCTCCGCAGAGCAGAAACAGATCCGGGACATGGTCGCGGAGTTCGTTGACGAGGAGATCAAGCCTCGTGCCGCAGAGATCGACGAAACCGACGAGTTCCCCGCGGACCTCGTCAGCGAGATGGCCGACCTCGGTCTGATGGGAATGCCCTTCCCGGAGGAGTACGGTGGGGCCGGGCTCGACTACCACTCCTACGCCATCGGACTCGAGGAGATTTCGCGGGGTTCTGGCGGCCTCGGCACCATCGTCGCGGCGCACACCAGCCTCGCGGGCAACATGCTCTACGAGTTCGGCAACGAAGAACAGAAACAGGAGTTCCTCACGCCGCTCAACGAAGGAACCGACATCGGTGCCTTTGCGCTATCCGAACCCGGTGCCGGGAGCGACGTACCGGCGATGGACACCACCGCGGAGCAGGACGGTAGCGAGTACGTCCTGAACGGCGGCAAACTATGGATTTCGAACGGTTCGGTCGCCGAGACGGTCACCGTCTTCGCCAAGACCGACCCCGAAGCGGGCAACAAGGGTATCTCGTCGTTCGTCGTCCGACCCGGGGAGGACGACGGCTTCTTCGTCGAGGGCACGGAGCACAAACTCGGCGACAAAGGCTGTCCGACCGCCGAACTCCGATTCGACGACATGCGAATCCCCGAAGACCGCCTGCTCGGGGAAGAGGGTCGCGGGTTCGTCCACGCCTTGAAGACGCTGAACGGCGGCCGTATCACCATCGCGGCGCGTAGTATCGGACTGGCCCGGGCCGCGAGGGACGACGCGCTCGAATACGCCCAACAGCGCGAACAGTTCGACCGCCCGATCAGCGACTTCCAGACCATCCAACACAAGCTCGCTGATATGGACACGAAAATCAGCGCCGCGAAACTGCTCATGCACCAGGCCGCGGACCGCAAGATCCGCGGCGAGGATTACATCAAACAGGCCGCACAGGCCAAACTGTACGCCAGCGAAATCTCCCGTGAGGTCGCAAACGAAGGCATCCAGATTCACGGCGGCTACGGCTACACCACCGATTTCGACGCGGAACGCTACTATCGCGACGCCAAACTGAACGAGATCTACGAGGGAACGAGCGAAGTGCTCCGGAACACGATCGCGGCCCAGATGCTGGACTGA
- a CDS encoding acyltransferase: MSDDTTRRHDRITHHSTPGGLNSLQYWTTARSPLRVAMQYLVIWLVRINPSLRLKNWLLRRIGVTVGRGVSWGLESTPDVFWPDLITVEDHAIIGYNATILCHEFLQDEYRTGEVVIGERAMIGAGAVILPGVEIGAGAQVAANSLVTRDVPPGETVAGVPATAMSSEEVDSE, translated from the coding sequence GTGAGCGACGATACGACCCGCCGCCACGATCGAATCACGCACCATTCGACGCCGGGCGGTTTGAACTCCCTCCAGTACTGGACGACGGCCCGCAGTCCGCTTCGGGTCGCAATGCAGTACCTCGTTATCTGGCTCGTCCGGATCAACCCGAGCCTTCGGCTGAAGAACTGGCTGCTGCGACGAATCGGCGTCACGGTCGGACGGGGCGTGTCGTGGGGACTCGAATCGACGCCGGACGTGTTCTGGCCCGACCTCATCACCGTCGAGGATCACGCCATCATCGGCTACAACGCGACGATTCTCTGCCACGAGTTTCTGCAGGACGAGTACCGAACCGGCGAAGTCGTCATTGGCGAGCGAGCGATGATTGGCGCCGGGGCCGTCATCCTCCCGGGCGTCGAAATCGGTGCGGGGGCGCAAGTGGCCGCAAACTCGTTGGTGACCAGGGACGTTCCGCCGGGCGAGACGGTTGCGGGCGTCCCGGCGACGGCGATGTCGAGCGAGGAAGTGGATTCCGAGTAG
- the dacZ gene encoding diadenylate cyclase DacZ → MTELSELLEDLVAGVDAVFLFSPSGSYYERFADVDGPDVVVVAPDNHVSASDFVELPLEFENVKDRIRFGIEGAIDHGLAEDGDELVCVASMFGDGLDTATRVRANEEAHSGIYDLFANSRADPGVIRDVFEVAIELGKKGQKGKPVGALFVVGDAGKVMNKSRPLSYNPFEKSHVHVGDPIVNVMLKEFSRLDGAFVISDSGKIVSAYRYLEPSAEGVDIPKGLGARHMAAGAITRDTNATAIVLSESDGLVRSFKGGEIILELDPEEY, encoded by the coding sequence ATGACCGAGCTGAGCGAACTTCTCGAGGACCTCGTCGCAGGCGTCGACGCAGTGTTCCTCTTCTCTCCAAGCGGGTCGTACTACGAGCGGTTCGCGGACGTGGACGGCCCCGACGTGGTGGTCGTCGCACCCGATAACCACGTCAGCGCGAGTGATTTCGTCGAACTTCCGCTGGAGTTCGAAAACGTCAAAGACCGGATCAGGTTCGGTATCGAAGGGGCCATCGACCACGGACTTGCTGAAGACGGCGACGAACTCGTCTGTGTCGCCAGCATGTTCGGCGACGGACTCGATACCGCGACCCGTGTTCGAGCGAACGAGGAGGCCCATTCGGGAATCTACGACCTGTTCGCCAACTCGCGGGCCGACCCCGGCGTCATTCGCGACGTATTCGAAGTCGCCATCGAGTTGGGGAAAAAGGGACAGAAAGGCAAACCCGTCGGCGCGCTGTTCGTCGTCGGCGACGCGGGAAAAGTGATGAACAAGTCCCGTCCGCTCTCGTACAACCCGTTCGAGAAGTCGCACGTCCACGTTGGCGACCCGATCGTGAACGTCATGCTGAAGGAGTTCTCTCGATTGGACGGCGCGTTCGTCATCTCGGACTCGGGGAAGATCGTCTCTGCCTACCGATATCTCGAACCGTCCGCAGAAGGCGTCGATATCCCGAAAGGACTCGGTGCACGACATATGGCGGCAGGTGCGATTACCCGCGATACGAACGCCACGGCCATCGTTCTCTCCGAGAGCGACGGTCTCGTCCGATCGTTCAAAGGCGGTGAAATCATTCTCGAACTCGATCCGGAGGAGTATTAG
- a CDS encoding DUF7344 domain-containing protein: MDTELTVDQIFDALGHTHRRHAISALLDCRDGTTIAELAEKTGRRADANPGRIETGLHHSHLPRLEGMGVVEYDIDAGTVTLTDAATDLEPFVELAEE; the protein is encoded by the coding sequence ATGGATACCGAACTGACGGTTGACCAAATATTCGACGCGCTCGGACATACTCATCGGCGGCACGCTATTTCGGCCTTGCTCGATTGTCGCGACGGCACGACCATCGCGGAACTCGCCGAGAAGACGGGTCGCAGAGCCGACGCAAATCCCGGACGAATCGAGACGGGGCTCCATCATTCGCACCTCCCCCGACTCGAAGGGATGGGTGTAGTGGAGTACGACATCGATGCTGGAACCGTGACGTTGACCGACGCCGCCACCGATCTCGAACCGTTCGTGGAACTGGCGGAAGAGTAA
- a CDS encoding FKBP-type peptidyl-prolyl cis-trans isomerase, with amino-acid sequence MSDEQEAEVADEEETESQDGLQEGDFISLDYTARTVEDGDLVDTTSEDVAEEEGVEAEGREFGPRTIVLGAGHIFEDVEEDIYGKEAGAEGDVTVELAFGEYDNEEVRTVSADKIDEDDRYPGARVNVDGQQGYVETIIGGRARVDFNHPLAGEDIEYEYEVLEEVEDQDEKAKGLFSMYIDADLDMWIQTDEVEEEDEDDETETVEKETLYIEATPQLSMNQQWMFQKQQIAQDVIDRLDLDRVIVQETIDGAGAGMMGGMGMGGMGGADLEEALEDADIDEDEIVEELEADDEAEDVEE; translated from the coding sequence ATGAGTGACGAACAAGAGGCAGAAGTAGCCGACGAAGAAGAGACAGAATCGCAGGACGGACTGCAAGAAGGGGACTTCATCAGTCTCGATTACACCGCGCGAACCGTCGAAGACGGTGACCTGGTGGATACGACGAGCGAAGACGTCGCCGAAGAGGAAGGCGTCGAAGCCGAAGGCCGAGAGTTCGGTCCGCGCACCATCGTTCTCGGTGCGGGTCACATCTTCGAGGATGTCGAAGAAGACATCTACGGCAAAGAGGCTGGTGCAGAGGGCGACGTGACGGTCGAACTCGCGTTCGGCGAGTACGACAACGAAGAGGTTCGAACCGTCAGCGCCGACAAGATTGATGAGGACGACCGCTACCCCGGTGCGCGCGTCAACGTCGACGGTCAGCAGGGCTACGTCGAGACCATCATCGGTGGGCGCGCGCGCGTGGACTTCAACCACCCGCTCGCAGGAGAGGACATCGAATACGAGTACGAAGTGCTCGAAGAGGTCGAAGACCAGGACGAGAAGGCCAAAGGCCTGTTCTCGATGTACATCGACGCCGACCTCGACATGTGGATTCAGACGGACGAAGTCGAGGAAGAGGACGAAGATGACGAAACCGAGACGGTCGAAAAGGAGACGCTCTACATCGAGGCGACACCACAGCTCTCGATGAACCAGCAGTGGATGTTCCAGAAACAGCAGATCGCACAGGACGTTATCGACCGACTCGACCTCGACCGTGTCATCGTCCAGGAGACCATCGACGGCGCTGGTGCCGGAATGATGGGCGGAATGGGCATGGGCGGCATGGGCGGTGCTGACCTCGAAGAAGCGCTCGAAGACGCCGACATCGACGAGGACGAAATCGTCGAGGAACTCGAAGCGGACGACGAAGCCGAAGACGTCGAAGAATAG
- a CDS encoding mechanosensitive ion channel domain-containing protein, with the protein MQPEWQVLLREEYRIVLAILILVVGGIAGYLLGRLNRRILRAAGVHEVVEGTPFERTARSLGTTTVSLIARLTSWFIYGVAILLALNTAELPLSTQLFWQIILFTPQLFVAALVFIVGFVIADKAELLVSERLRSVKLPEVSLIPRIVKYSIVYVSTLIALSQIGIAVLTLLVLFGAYVLAVIVFGAVASWDLLRSSAAGIYLLLNQPYGIGDEIRVAGNQGIVQEVDMFVTHIENDGEEFILPNHLVMRKGAVRLRN; encoded by the coding sequence ATGCAACCCGAGTGGCAAGTACTCCTCCGTGAGGAATACCGAATCGTCCTCGCGATACTCATTCTCGTCGTGGGTGGCATCGCGGGATATCTTCTCGGCCGACTGAACCGACGTATTCTCCGTGCTGCAGGAGTTCACGAAGTCGTCGAGGGAACGCCCTTCGAGCGTACTGCTCGGAGTCTCGGAACCACCACGGTGTCGCTCATCGCTCGGCTCACGTCGTGGTTCATCTACGGCGTCGCGATTTTGCTCGCGCTGAACACCGCCGAGTTGCCGCTTAGCACGCAGTTGTTTTGGCAAATCATCCTCTTCACACCGCAACTGTTCGTCGCGGCGTTGGTGTTCATCGTCGGCTTCGTCATCGCCGACAAAGCCGAACTGCTGGTCAGCGAACGCCTTCGGAGCGTCAAGCTCCCGGAAGTAAGCCTCATCCCACGAATCGTCAAATATAGCATCGTCTACGTCTCTACACTCATCGCGCTCAGTCAAATCGGTATCGCGGTGTTGACACTCCTCGTGCTCTTCGGCGCGTACGTCCTCGCCGTCATCGTTTTCGGCGCGGTTGCGTCCTGGGACTTGCTCCGTTCGTCCGCGGCGGGAATCTACCTCCTTCTCAACCAGCCCTACGGCATCGGCGACGAGATCCGCGTCGCTGGCAATCAGGGAATCGTCCAAGAGGTCGATATGTTCGTCACCCATATCGAGAACGACGGCGAGGAGTTCATCCTGCCGAACCACCTCGTCATGCGAAAGGGCGCGGTTCGGCTTCGGAACTGA
- the pyrI gene encoding aspartate carbamoyltransferase regulatory subunit, with translation MSDHELRVSKIRNGTVIDHIRAGQALNVLAILGIDGSDGEAISVGMNVPSDRMGRKDIVKVEGKELSQNEVDVLSLIAPDASINIIREYEVAEKHRLERPVEVIGVLSCPNSNCITTKNEPVESKFEVLEDGVRCEYCETIIRDDLAAHISVK, from the coding sequence ATGAGCGATCACGAACTCCGCGTCAGTAAGATTCGAAACGGCACGGTTATCGACCATATTCGCGCCGGACAGGCACTCAACGTCCTCGCAATCCTTGGCATCGACGGCAGTGATGGCGAGGCGATAAGCGTCGGGATGAACGTTCCGAGCGACCGAATGGGCCGAAAGGACATCGTGAAGGTCGAAGGCAAAGAGTTGAGCCAGAACGAGGTAGACGTACTCTCGCTCATCGCACCCGATGCGAGCATCAACATCATTCGTGAATACGAAGTCGCGGAAAAGCACCGCTTAGAACGCCCCGTGGAAGTTATCGGTGTACTCTCCTGTCCGAATAGCAACTGTATCACGACGAAAAACGAACCCGTCGAGTCGAAGTTCGAAGTGTTGGAAGACGGCGTCAGATGTGAGTACTGCGAGACGATCATCCGTGATGACCTGGCTGCGCATATCAGTGTGAAGTAA
- a CDS encoding phosphopantetheine adenylyltransferase, whose protein sequence is MDVALGGTFDPVHDGHRALFERAFELGDVTVGLTSDDLAPKTRNVDRTVRSFEDRKRDLESELRPFAEEHDREFDVRKLTEPTGIATEEKFDVLIVSPETKNGGERINEIREERGFGSLEIVVVPHVEAEDGDIISSTRIVEGEIDEHGNLTPARDGRS, encoded by the coding sequence ATGGACGTGGCGTTGGGTGGGACGTTTGACCCGGTGCACGATGGTCACCGGGCGTTGTTCGAGCGAGCGTTCGAACTCGGAGACGTAACTGTTGGACTGACGAGCGACGACCTCGCGCCGAAAACCCGTAACGTAGACCGGACCGTTCGGTCGTTCGAGGACCGAAAGCGTGATCTCGAATCCGAACTCAGGCCGTTCGCCGAGGAACACGACCGCGAATTCGACGTTCGAAAACTGACCGAACCGACCGGTATCGCCACTGAGGAGAAATTCGACGTTCTCATCGTCTCGCCGGAAACCAAAAACGGCGGCGAGCGAATCAACGAAATCCGGGAGGAACGCGGGTTCGGCTCGCTCGAAATCGTGGTCGTCCCGCACGTCGAAGCGGAGGACGGTGACATCATCTCCAGTACACGAATCGTCGAGGGAGAAATAGACGAACACGGTAACCTGACCCCCGCTCGCGACGGACGTAGCTGA
- a CDS encoding DUF7111 family protein, giving the protein MTTLSENGIAATYFETDHERVLEFSRKGNTAAVAQNREGYGMLKVRDTPESPEIERYYGFDMALDHAAELLGVPPGDLPVPEPAADMGM; this is encoded by the coding sequence ATGACCACGCTTTCGGAAAACGGAATCGCGGCGACGTATTTCGAAACCGACCACGAGCGCGTCCTCGAATTTTCGCGGAAGGGGAACACTGCCGCGGTCGCACAGAACCGCGAGGGATACGGCATGCTCAAAGTAAGAGACACCCCGGAGAGTCCGGAAATCGAGCGCTACTACGGTTTCGACATGGCCCTCGACCACGCGGCGGAACTGCTCGGGGTCCCCCCCGGCGATCTGCCCGTTCCCGAACCCGCTGCGGACATGGGTATGTGA
- a CDS encoding helix-turn-helix transcriptional regulator, translated as MDVPESVAFLAGSPERLRLLTHLREQPGSPRDVAEATDVSHRSVQRNLSEFAEREWVEKRNGVYELTTSGDLVARTHANYVETLGVISEFDSFFRHLPDPTHAPDLAWVADATVVTASPDQPQAPVSHYVNRLRTRGTETIRMLAPVLSRLYHDAHAELVLSGVETELIMSPGRIETARSSNPLEFRLVSRVIDIYEHDGVVEFGLTIGDEWAFARAYDDAGQLQAVLECDHPEFLEWAETLYRRYRDRSSAIG; from the coding sequence ATGGATGTGCCGGAGAGCGTCGCGTTCCTCGCGGGGTCGCCGGAGCGACTTCGCTTGCTCACCCATCTTCGTGAACAGCCAGGCTCCCCGCGGGATGTGGCGGAGGCAACGGACGTTTCTCACCGGAGCGTTCAACGGAACCTCTCGGAGTTCGCCGAGCGGGAGTGGGTAGAAAAACGCAACGGCGTCTACGAACTCACCACCAGCGGCGACCTCGTCGCGCGAACCCACGCGAACTACGTCGAAACACTCGGTGTGATTTCGGAGTTCGATTCCTTCTTCAGACACCTCCCCGACCCGACCCACGCGCCGGACCTCGCGTGGGTTGCCGACGCGACGGTCGTTACCGCATCCCCGGACCAACCACAGGCACCCGTGAGCCACTACGTGAACCGATTGCGCACACGAGGAACCGAAACGATTCGGATGCTTGCCCCGGTGTTGAGTCGGTTGTATCACGATGCACACGCCGAACTCGTTCTATCGGGCGTCGAGACGGAACTGATCATGTCTCCGGGGCGAATCGAAACCGCCCGGTCGAGCAACCCGCTCGAGTTCCGACTCGTCAGCCGCGTCATCGATATTTACGAACACGACGGAGTGGTCGAATTTGGTCTTACGATCGGCGACGAGTGGGCGTTTGCGCGCGCGTACGACGACGCTGGACAACTCCAAGCAGTGCTCGAATGTGACCATCCCGAGTTCCTGGAGTGGGCGGAGACCCTGTATCGGCGATATCGTGATCGTTCGTCAGCCATCGGATGA
- a CDS encoding NUDIX hydrolase yields MTLDDLWFLATEAEQRAEQAYHGLTNAHTQFLEFSRTYEVSRRRFRTLARRVSESGAPYGAHTAVYRPSGELLLVWHDGVDMWVLPGGGIHDGETYREAAERELGEEAGIEATYEGLAIATRTAIRCGDYSTWGILPVFEAQAETTSLTVEDPDGEITDAKWFVDLPENTRDREQLLAWRDGRF; encoded by the coding sequence ATGACGCTCGATGACCTCTGGTTTCTCGCCACCGAGGCGGAACAACGCGCCGAACAGGCGTACCATGGTCTAACGAACGCACACACTCAGTTTCTGGAGTTCTCCCGCACGTACGAGGTTTCGCGACGGCGGTTCCGAACGCTCGCCCGCAGGGTGTCCGAGAGCGGCGCACCGTACGGCGCACACACGGCAGTGTATCGACCGTCGGGAGAGTTGCTGCTCGTCTGGCACGACGGTGTCGATATGTGGGTCCTCCCCGGCGGCGGTATCCACGACGGGGAAACGTATCGTGAAGCGGCCGAGCGAGAGTTGGGTGAGGAGGCGGGCATCGAAGCCACCTACGAAGGGTTGGCGATCGCTACACGGACCGCGATTCGGTGCGGGGACTATTCGACGTGGGGTATCCTTCCGGTGTTCGAAGCGCAGGCCGAAACGACGAGCCTGACCGTCGAAGACCCCGACGGAGAAATTACCGACGCGAAGTGGTTCGTGGACCTTCCCGAAAATACTCGCGACCGCGAACAGCTGCTGGCGTGGCGGGACGGCCGGTTCTGA
- the pyrB gene encoding aspartate carbamoyltransferase gives MRHDHLIDTKQLSRVDIEDVLDRAAEIDADPTAFADRHMGKLLGLMFYEPSTRTKMSFETAMKRLGGDVVDMGSVESSSVKKGESLADTTRVVEGYADALVLRHPSQGAAKMVSDFVDVPLLNAGDGAGHHPTQTLLDLYTIRENAGLDGITIGIMGDLKYGRTVHSLAHALTNFDVRQHFISPGSLQLPRSVRYDLHESGASVREHTDLEDVLPNLDVLYVTRIQRERFPDENEYREVAGEYRIDMETLENANDDLTIMHPLPRVDEIAPEVDDTEYSTYFEQAHNGVPVRMALLDSMLEEQ, from the coding sequence ATGCGGCACGATCACCTCATCGACACGAAACAACTCTCTCGCGTGGACATCGAGGACGTTCTCGACCGCGCGGCCGAGATCGACGCTGACCCGACGGCGTTCGCGGACCGACATATGGGGAAGCTTCTCGGCCTGATGTTTTACGAGCCGAGCACGCGGACGAAGATGAGCTTCGAAACCGCGATGAAGCGCCTTGGCGGAGACGTCGTCGACATGGGCTCCGTCGAATCCTCCAGCGTGAAAAAGGGCGAAAGCCTCGCCGACACGACCCGAGTCGTCGAAGGCTACGCTGACGCGCTCGTCCTTCGCCACCCGAGTCAGGGTGCGGCGAAGATGGTGAGCGATTTCGTCGATGTCCCCTTACTCAATGCTGGCGACGGAGCGGGCCATCATCCAACGCAAACCTTGCTCGACCTCTATACGATTCGGGAGAACGCCGGACTGGACGGCATCACGATCGGTATCATGGGTGATCTGAAGTATGGACGGACGGTGCATTCGCTCGCACACGCGCTGACGAATTTCGACGTACGCCAGCATTTCATCAGCCCCGGAAGCTTGCAACTCCCACGAAGCGTCCGATATGACCTCCACGAGTCGGGTGCGAGTGTCCGCGAGCACACCGATCTCGAGGACGTGCTTCCAAACCTGGACGTGCTGTACGTCACGCGGATTCAGCGAGAGCGCTTCCCGGACGAGAACGAATATCGCGAGGTCGCTGGTGAGTACCGCATCGACATGGAAACGCTCGAAAACGCGAACGACGACTTGACAATCATGCATCCGCTTCCGCGCGTCGATGAAATCGCGCCGGAAGTGGACGACACCGAGTATTCGACCTACTTCGAACAGGCACACAACGGAGTCCCGGTGCGCATGGCACTGCTGGATTCCATGCTGGAGGAACAATGA
- a CDS encoding RNA-binding protein, producing the protein MASVPFHYIDLRTFCYATEDDQRVETALDTYLPDEFEIQRMESEGHHGDRIIVLSARVETADEMRHVLGKLRELGDIDQIRDELDQRVDDNCSFFVSLDKQSAYRDTVELGEGITLRAKVEAYPAKKEAAVDNAREALA; encoded by the coding sequence ATGGCCAGCGTCCCGTTCCACTACATCGACCTGCGAACGTTCTGTTACGCAACCGAAGACGACCAGCGCGTCGAAACCGCGCTGGACACCTATCTCCCCGACGAGTTCGAAATCCAGCGCATGGAAAGCGAGGGACACCACGGCGACCGCATCATCGTCCTTTCTGCACGTGTCGAGACCGCCGACGAGATGCGTCACGTTCTCGGCAAACTCCGCGAGCTCGGTGACATCGACCAAATACGCGACGAACTGGACCAGCGTGTGGATGATAACTGTTCGTTTTTCGTCTCGCTGGACAAACAGTCGGCGTACCGCGACACGGTCGAACTCGGTGAGGGGATCACCCTTCGCGCGAAAGTCGAGGCATACCCAGCGAAGAAAGAAGCCGCGGTCGACAACGCCCGCGAAGCCCTCGCTTGA